One Prunus dulcis chromosome 8, ALMONDv2, whole genome shotgun sequence DNA window includes the following coding sequences:
- the LOC117636491 gene encoding probable receptor-like serine/threonine-protein kinase At4g34500 isoform X2, producing MTVSGETTQTSNTSLSHKLTSTTPFLSLKLYAVIAILVLCLLAAALLIFLCVRTTRASRKRKMRVKHSSGSIPLVSKEIAEIKSPSPRAVLDIGEGKIGNENVKEVEEEMEIVDIERGKGKRSGLESDGSGPQNIGWGRWYSLKELEIATRGFSPENVIGEGGYGVVFRGILQDGSVVAVKNLLNNKGQAETEFKVEVEAIGKVKHKNLVGLIGYCAEGAQRMLVYEYIDNGNLEQWLHGDVGPVSPLTWDIRMKIAVGTAKGLAYLHEGLEPKVVHRDIKSSNILLDRKWNPKVSDFGLAKLLAPESSYVTTRVMGTFGYVSPEYASTGMLNEWSDVYSFGILLMEIITGRSPIDYSRPAGEMNLVDWFKGMIQSRRGEEVVDPLIEVQPSPRAMKRALLVCLRCIDLDVNKRPKMGQIVHMLEADDFPYRSENRSAR from the exons ATGACGGTATCCGGCGAGACCACTCAGACATCCAACACCTCCCTCTCCCACAAGCTCACTTCCACAACCCCATTCCTCAGCCTCAAACTCTACGCCGTCATTGCTATCCTCGTCCTCTGCCTCCTCGCGGCCGCCCTCCTCATCTTCCTCTGTGTCCGTACGACCCGAGCCTCGCGAAAGCGCAAGATGCGCGTCAAGCACAGCTCCGGCTCAATCCCGCTTGTCTCCAAAGAGATCGCCGAGATCAAATCTCCTAGCCCGCGCGCCGTCCTCGATATtggcgagggcaaaatcggaaatgaaaatgtgaaggaggtggaggaggagatggAGATTGTGGATATCGAAAGAGGGAAAGGGAAGCGGAGCGGGTTGGAAAGTGACGGGTCGGGTCCGCAGAACATCGGGTGGGGCCGGTGGTATAGCTTGAAAGAGCTGGAGATTGCGACGCGTGGATTTTCTCCGGAGAATGTGATTGGAGAAGGAGGATACGGCGTCGTCTTCAGAGGAATTTTGCAGGACGGCTCTGTCGTGGCGGTCAAGAACCTTCTCAACAACAA GGGTCAGGCAGAGACAGAGTTTAAGGTGGAAGTGGAAGCCATTGGTAAAGTAAAGCATAAGAACTTGGTGGGTCTAATTGGCTATTGTGCTGAAGGTGCTCAAAG GATGCTTGTATATGAATACATTGACAATGGCAATTTGGAGCAATGGTTGCATGGTGATGTTGGGCCTGTCAGCCCTCTGACCTGGGATATTCGGATGAAAATAGCTGTTGGGACAGCAAAAGG GCTGGCCTACTTGCATGAAGGGTTAGAACCCAAGGTGGTGCACCGTGATATAAAATCCAGCAACATTCTTCTGGATAGAAAATGGAACCCAAAAGTATCAGATTTTGGCCTGGCTAAGCTCTTAGCACCTGAGTCAAGCTACGTGACTACACGTGTAATGGGGACATTTGG ATATGTATCTCCAGAGTATGCAAGCACAGGTATGCTGAACGAGTGGAGTGATGTATATAGCTTTGGAATTCTACTCATGGAGATAATTACAGGAAGAAGCCCAATTGACTATTCCAGACCAGCTGGAGAG ATGAACCTGGTTGATTGGTTTAAAGGAATGATCCAAAGTCGCCGTGGAGAGGAGGTTGTAGATCCTCTGATAGAAGTTCAGCCCTCTCCAAGAGCTATGAAGCGTGCATTGCTGGTTTGTCTCCGCTGTATAGATTTAGATGTCAACAAGCGACCAAAAATGGGGCAGATTGTTCATATGCTTGAGGCAGATGACTTCCCTTATCGTTCT GAAAACCGATCAGCTCGATAG
- the LOC117636491 gene encoding probable receptor-like serine/threonine-protein kinase At4g34500 isoform X1: protein MTVSGETTQTSNTSLSHKLTSTTPFLSLKLYAVIAILVLCLLAAALLIFLCVRTTRASRKRKMRVKHSSGSIPLVSKEIAEIKSPSPRAVLDIGEGKIGNENVKEVEEEMEIVDIERGKGKRSGLESDGSGPQNIGWGRWYSLKELEIATRGFSPENVIGEGGYGVVFRGILQDGSVVAVKNLLNNKGQAETEFKVEVEAIGKVKHKNLVGLIGYCAEGAQRMLVYEYIDNGNLEQWLHGDVGPVSPLTWDIRMKIAVGTAKGLAYLHEGLEPKVVHRDIKSSNILLDRKWNPKVSDFGLAKLLAPESSYVTTRVMGTFGYVSPEYASTGMLNEWSDVYSFGILLMEIITGRSPIDYSRPAGEMNLVDWFKGMIQSRRGEEVVDPLIEVQPSPRAMKRALLVCLRCIDLDVNKRPKMGQIVHMLEADDFPYRSLQENRSAR from the exons ATGACGGTATCCGGCGAGACCACTCAGACATCCAACACCTCCCTCTCCCACAAGCTCACTTCCACAACCCCATTCCTCAGCCTCAAACTCTACGCCGTCATTGCTATCCTCGTCCTCTGCCTCCTCGCGGCCGCCCTCCTCATCTTCCTCTGTGTCCGTACGACCCGAGCCTCGCGAAAGCGCAAGATGCGCGTCAAGCACAGCTCCGGCTCAATCCCGCTTGTCTCCAAAGAGATCGCCGAGATCAAATCTCCTAGCCCGCGCGCCGTCCTCGATATtggcgagggcaaaatcggaaatgaaaatgtgaaggaggtggaggaggagatggAGATTGTGGATATCGAAAGAGGGAAAGGGAAGCGGAGCGGGTTGGAAAGTGACGGGTCGGGTCCGCAGAACATCGGGTGGGGCCGGTGGTATAGCTTGAAAGAGCTGGAGATTGCGACGCGTGGATTTTCTCCGGAGAATGTGATTGGAGAAGGAGGATACGGCGTCGTCTTCAGAGGAATTTTGCAGGACGGCTCTGTCGTGGCGGTCAAGAACCTTCTCAACAACAA GGGTCAGGCAGAGACAGAGTTTAAGGTGGAAGTGGAAGCCATTGGTAAAGTAAAGCATAAGAACTTGGTGGGTCTAATTGGCTATTGTGCTGAAGGTGCTCAAAG GATGCTTGTATATGAATACATTGACAATGGCAATTTGGAGCAATGGTTGCATGGTGATGTTGGGCCTGTCAGCCCTCTGACCTGGGATATTCGGATGAAAATAGCTGTTGGGACAGCAAAAGG GCTGGCCTACTTGCATGAAGGGTTAGAACCCAAGGTGGTGCACCGTGATATAAAATCCAGCAACATTCTTCTGGATAGAAAATGGAACCCAAAAGTATCAGATTTTGGCCTGGCTAAGCTCTTAGCACCTGAGTCAAGCTACGTGACTACACGTGTAATGGGGACATTTGG ATATGTATCTCCAGAGTATGCAAGCACAGGTATGCTGAACGAGTGGAGTGATGTATATAGCTTTGGAATTCTACTCATGGAGATAATTACAGGAAGAAGCCCAATTGACTATTCCAGACCAGCTGGAGAG ATGAACCTGGTTGATTGGTTTAAAGGAATGATCCAAAGTCGCCGTGGAGAGGAGGTTGTAGATCCTCTGATAGAAGTTCAGCCCTCTCCAAGAGCTATGAAGCGTGCATTGCTGGTTTGTCTCCGCTGTATAGATTTAGATGTCAACAAGCGACCAAAAATGGGGCAGATTGTTCATATGCTTGAGGCAGATGACTTCCCTTATCGTTCT CTGCAGGAAAACCGATCAGCTCGATAG